The following nucleotide sequence is from Moorella sp. E308F.
GGATCATAGTGTCTCGCTAGATCGGCTACTATGTTGATACTTACCCGAACTTCCTGAGCCATGATAGTTACATAGGTGTGGCGCAAATCATGAAAACGAATGCGAGGAAGACTAGTCTTGTCAATAAATGCTCTAAACTTGTGACTGAGGTCTGATAGGTCCCAAGGCTTTCCGTCAGGTTTACAACATACTAGCCCGAGATCCTGATATGCCGGACCTAACTGTAATTTACGGGCCGCTTGCGCCTTCTTTTCCTTGGTCAATAGCGTTGCTAAAATTTTAGGCATTATAACTGGTTTAGCCTTACTGTATTTAGACTTCGTGTGGCTGTCTAGCTTTAATTCAGTTTTTGGAGCGGATTAACCCCCGCAGATTGGACATATGCACCCGACATTAAACTCTCTCGCAATTTTTCTTCAAGTTTTAAAGGGGCAAAGGCTTTCGAATACGCACCAATTTACGTCACACCCTCGCGGGATGTCAGGGCTGCAATCCTGTCTCAATATGACGACGGTAAAACTTGGCCGGCGACAAGTAGTGCAAACTGGAGTGCAACCGGCGGTTGTTGTAACGGCTAACGAATTCTACGACCGCCTGATATGCCTCCGCATAGGTCCCAAACTCGCCCATCGACAAGCATTCATCCTCAAGAAGCCGATGGTACGATTCGATATATGCGTTCATATTCGGTGTCTTGGGCGGTATTCTCTCGTGTAGGACATTCCATCGCTCACACTCCGCTTCAAACAGATGGCTTACAAACTAGGGTCCATTATCCGAACGGATGATGGGTAATGGTAAATTCCTTTGAAGAATCTGACGTTTCCATAATGCTGCTCGAAAAGTTTCAACGGCATGTCTGACTTCACAGGTTAGACCAATATGATAGCCCACAATCTGCTTGTC
It contains:
- a CDS encoding tyrosine-type recombinase/integrase, yielding MPKILATLLTKEKKAQAARKLQLGPAYQDLGLVCCKPDGKPWDLSDLSHKFRAFIDKTSLPRIRFHDLRHTYVTIMAQEVRVSINIVADLARHYDPGFTARTYVYPSMNKYYQAVDQFEAYILSGFFPDGQKENQLYEAGQC
- a CDS encoding integrase core domain-containing protein, coding for MFEAECERWNVLHERIPPKTPNMNAYIESYHRLLEDECLSMGEFGTYAEAYQAVVEFVSRYNNRRLHSSLHYLSPAKFYRRHIETGLQP